One part of the Streptomyces lydicus genome encodes these proteins:
- a CDS encoding FAD-dependent oxidoreductase produces the protein MSTPVAVIGAGPYGLSTAAHLRAGGLPVRVFGRPMVSWQEQMPAGMLLKSTPAASSLHTPQGGHTLADYCTASGEGPYASDRDLVPVETFVRYGQWVQQRLVPELEQVRVVSVDRRAGGFELKLDSGEQFGARAVVVATGLSGLAHLPPELAAAVPDGPSATGPVSHSSQHHDLSALAGREVVVVGAGQSALESAVLLAEAGAAAVRVVTRGPAAVAFGAPPDRQPRLRPPSPFGNAWSLYALTHHAGAFRYLPAPLRRQLVRRVLGPLGAWWLRDRFVGRVQVTQGRRIVRAKVRDGRPVLALRGADGQGGELSADHVLAATGYRMDLAAMDFLGQGLRTGVVTRAGGPLLDAGFGSSVPGLYFTGLPAAASFGPVMRFVCGTAFASPRLARAVARRHG, from the coding sequence GTGAGCACTCCGGTAGCGGTCATCGGGGCCGGCCCGTACGGCCTGTCGACGGCGGCGCACCTGCGGGCGGGCGGCCTGCCGGTGCGGGTCTTCGGCCGGCCGATGGTGAGCTGGCAGGAGCAGATGCCCGCCGGCATGCTGCTCAAGTCGACGCCGGCTGCCTCCAGCCTCCACACCCCACAGGGCGGGCACACCCTCGCCGACTACTGCACGGCCTCGGGGGAGGGCCCGTACGCCTCGGACCGGGACCTGGTGCCCGTCGAGACGTTCGTCCGGTACGGGCAGTGGGTGCAGCAGCGGCTGGTGCCGGAGCTGGAGCAGGTCCGGGTGGTCTCGGTGGACCGGAGGGCCGGCGGCTTCGAGCTGAAGCTGGACAGCGGCGAGCAGTTCGGGGCGCGGGCGGTGGTCGTGGCCACCGGGCTGAGCGGGCTGGCGCATCTGCCGCCGGAACTGGCCGCGGCGGTTCCCGACGGCCCGTCCGCCACCGGCCCCGTCTCGCACAGTTCGCAGCACCACGACCTGTCGGCGCTGGCCGGCCGGGAGGTGGTCGTCGTCGGCGCCGGGCAGTCGGCGCTGGAGAGCGCGGTACTGCTGGCCGAGGCGGGGGCGGCCGCGGTACGGGTGGTGACGCGCGGTCCGGCCGCGGTGGCCTTCGGCGCGCCGCCGGACCGCCAGCCGCGGCTGCGGCCGCCCTCGCCGTTCGGCAACGCCTGGTCGTTGTACGCGCTGACGCACCACGCCGGCGCCTTCCGGTACCTGCCGGCTCCGCTGCGGCGCCAACTGGTGCGGAGGGTGCTCGGCCCGCTGGGCGCGTGGTGGCTGCGGGACCGCTTCGTGGGCCGCGTCCAGGTCACGCAGGGCCGGCGGATCGTACGGGCGAAGGTGCGCGACGGCCGCCCCGTACTGGCGCTGCGCGGCGCCGACGGGCAGGGCGGGGAGCTGTCCGCCGACCACGTCCTGGCCGCGACCGGCTACCGGATGGACCTGGCGGCGATGGACTTCCTGGGGCAGGGGCTGCGCACCGGGGTCGTGACGCGGGCCGGCGGGCCCCTGTTGGACGCCGGCTTCGGCTCGTCCGTACCGGGGCTGTACTTCACGGGCCTGCCGGCGGCCGCCTCGTTCGGGCCGGTGATGCGCTTCGTGTGCGGCACGGCGTTCGCCTCGCCGCGGCTGGCCCGGGCGGTGGCGCGGCGACACGGCTGA
- a CDS encoding polyprenyl synthetase family protein, with product MTVVGPFGLSVRDQALEADVQAGLAAVEEGLLEATKSDVPFITEAAQHLVRAGGKRFRPLLVMLAAQFGDPYTPGVVPSAVVVELTHLATLYHDDVMDEADVRRGVASANARWGNSVAVLTGDFLFARASHILADLGPEAVRIQAEAFERLVTGQILETAGPRDGRDPIDHYLDVLAGKTGSLVAVACRFGAMMSGAEESTANILTQYGERLGTAFQLADDVLDIASDSHESGKTPGTDLREGIPTLPVLRLRAHAESEAGTPEDRALCELLAGDLTDDARHAEALTLLRAHPALEEARRDTVRYAEEARATLAPLPSCTAKSALEGLCDAVVHRAG from the coding sequence GTGACCGTCGTCGGGCCCTTCGGGCTGAGCGTGCGGGACCAGGCTCTTGAGGCCGATGTCCAGGCCGGGTTGGCGGCTGTCGAGGAGGGCCTGCTGGAGGCCACCAAGAGCGACGTGCCGTTCATCACCGAAGCCGCGCAGCACCTCGTGCGCGCGGGCGGCAAGCGGTTCCGGCCGCTGCTGGTGATGCTGGCCGCCCAGTTCGGTGACCCCTACACCCCGGGCGTGGTGCCCTCCGCCGTCGTCGTGGAGCTGACGCATCTGGCGACGCTCTATCACGACGACGTGATGGACGAGGCCGACGTGCGCCGCGGGGTGGCCAGCGCCAACGCCCGCTGGGGCAACTCCGTCGCGGTGCTGACCGGCGACTTCCTCTTCGCCCGCGCCTCGCACATCCTCGCCGACCTCGGGCCCGAGGCGGTCCGGATCCAGGCCGAGGCGTTCGAGCGCCTGGTGACCGGCCAGATCCTGGAGACCGCGGGACCGCGCGACGGCCGCGACCCCATCGACCACTATCTGGACGTCCTCGCCGGCAAGACCGGTTCGCTGGTCGCCGTGGCCTGCCGCTTCGGCGCCATGATGTCGGGCGCCGAGGAGTCGACGGCCAACATCCTCACCCAGTACGGCGAGCGGCTGGGCACCGCCTTCCAGCTGGCCGACGACGTGCTGGACATCGCCAGCGACTCGCACGAGTCGGGCAAGACCCCCGGCACCGACCTGCGCGAGGGCATCCCCACCCTGCCGGTGCTGCGGCTGCGGGCCCACGCCGAGAGCGAGGCCGGCACCCCCGAGGACCGCGCGCTGTGCGAGCTGCTGGCCGGCGATCTGACCGACGACGCGCGGCACGCCGAGGCACTGACCCTGCTGCGTGCCCACCCGGCGCTCGAAGAGGCCCGCCGCGACACCGTGCGCTACGCGGAGGAGGCGCGGGCGACGCTGGCGCCGCTGCCGTCGTGCACGGCCAAGTCGGCCCTGGAGGGCCTCTGCGACGCGGTGGTCCACCGGGCCGGATGA
- a CDS encoding LolA family protein, whose protein sequence is MPRNEPTEGTDEWGGGRSPKRRKAVRYAVPVAVAGVAAATIGLVPAFAGSGSPDLPKISAQDLIAKIASSDVQQLSGTVRVTTDLGLPSLPGMGGAGGSFGGGEHGGERGGKSDDGASAAPQNKLMELASGAHTLRVAADGPGKQRVSIVDKAAEYSLVHNGNQIWAYDSGSNTAVHSTAPGAGRHGDRHHAPEDLPGELKNATPQDLAKQALKAAGDTTSVTVDGTARVAGRDAYQLLIKPKQAASTVGSIRVAVDAANGTPLKFTLTPKSGGPAAVDVGYTNVDFAKPDAGLFSFAPPKGAKVIDGDKERAKDRREHGEQGKDFGSRKGAEDFSKGLGGMNVLGKGWTSIATIKGTGSGLPAGKDQGAGGDAGKFLDSLGDKVSGSFGSGRVFSTRLVNALITDNGTVYVGAVDKQALIDAADAAK, encoded by the coding sequence ATGCCACGGAACGAACCGACAGAGGGCACCGACGAGTGGGGCGGGGGGCGCTCCCCGAAGCGCCGTAAAGCAGTGCGGTACGCCGTGCCGGTCGCGGTGGCGGGAGTGGCGGCGGCCACGATCGGGCTGGTTCCGGCGTTCGCCGGCTCCGGTTCCCCCGACCTGCCGAAGATCTCGGCCCAGGACCTGATAGCCAAGATCGCCTCGTCGGACGTCCAGCAGCTGTCCGGCACGGTCCGGGTCACCACGGACCTCGGCCTGCCGTCCCTGCCGGGCATGGGCGGAGCCGGTGGCAGCTTCGGTGGCGGCGAGCACGGCGGCGAGCGCGGCGGCAAGAGCGACGACGGGGCCTCCGCGGCGCCGCAGAACAAGCTGATGGAGCTGGCGTCCGGCGCCCACACGCTCCGCGTCGCCGCCGACGGCCCCGGCAAGCAGCGGGTCTCGATCGTCGACAAGGCCGCCGAGTACAGCCTCGTCCACAACGGCAACCAGATCTGGGCGTACGACAGCGGCAGCAACACCGCGGTCCACAGCACCGCGCCCGGCGCCGGCCGGCACGGCGACCGCCACCACGCGCCCGAGGACCTCCCCGGGGAGCTGAAGAACGCCACCCCGCAGGACCTGGCGAAGCAGGCCCTCAAGGCGGCCGGGGACACCACCTCGGTCACCGTCGACGGCACCGCCAGGGTCGCCGGGCGGGACGCCTACCAGCTGCTGATCAAGCCCAAGCAGGCCGCCTCGACGGTCGGCTCGATCCGGGTCGCGGTGGACGCCGCCAACGGCACCCCGCTGAAGTTCACCCTCACCCCCAAGAGCGGTGGCCCGGCCGCCGTCGACGTCGGCTACACCAACGTCGACTTCGCCAAGCCCGACGCGGGCCTGTTCTCCTTCGCCCCGCCGAAGGGCGCCAAGGTCATCGACGGCGACAAGGAGCGGGCGAAGGACCGGCGCGAACACGGCGAGCAGGGCAAGGACTTCGGGTCCCGCAAGGGCGCCGAGGACTTCAGCAAGGGCCTCGGCGGCATGAACGTCCTCGGCAAGGGCTGGACGTCCATCGCCACGATCAAGGGCACCGGCTCCGGCCTGCCCGCCGGCAAGGACCAGGGCGCGGGCGGCGACGCCGGCAAGTTCCTGGACAGCCTCGGCGACAAGGTCAGCGGCTCCTTCGGCTCCGGCCGGGTCTTCAGCACCCGCCTGGTCAACGCGCTGATAACGGACAACGGCACCGTCTACGTCGGCGCCGTCGACAAGCAGGCCCTGATCGACGCGGCCGACGCCGCCAAGTAG
- a CDS encoding ABC transporter ATP-binding protein: MPQPPAARPDGARAAAPGAGPASPPPADPAIETRGLTKAYRGGQLAVDGLDLVVPRGSVFGFLGPNGSGKTTTIRMLMGLIDATAGSARVLGAPMPAAGRRVLPKVGALIEGPALYGFLSGRDNLRRFDAADPAADPRTREQRVGRALQRVGLAAAAGKKARAYSLGMKQRLGLAAALLQPRELLVLDEPTNGLDPQGMREIRALVRELAADGTTVFLSSHLLDEIEQVCTHAAVMARGRLITQGTVADLSATVLDTRASGRLTVTTPDPADAARVLKEHGVTELQLTDDRVTGDLPGAADGQAPPDLADLNAALVHAGVRVRAFGTERASLEDVFVQLTGEGFDVAG, translated from the coding sequence ATGCCACAGCCGCCCGCCGCGCGGCCCGACGGCGCCCGCGCGGCCGCGCCCGGAGCCGGCCCCGCGAGCCCGCCGCCCGCGGACCCGGCCATCGAGACGCGCGGGCTGACCAAGGCGTACCGCGGTGGCCAGCTCGCCGTCGACGGCCTCGACCTGGTCGTCCCACGCGGCAGTGTCTTCGGCTTCCTCGGGCCGAACGGCTCCGGCAAGACCACCACCATCCGCATGCTGATGGGCCTGATCGACGCGACCGCCGGCAGTGCCCGGGTGCTCGGCGCGCCGATGCCCGCCGCGGGCCGGCGGGTGCTGCCCAAGGTCGGCGCCCTCATCGAGGGCCCGGCGCTCTACGGCTTCCTCAGCGGCCGCGACAACCTCCGGCGCTTCGACGCGGCCGACCCTGCCGCCGACCCGCGCACCCGCGAGCAGCGCGTCGGCCGGGCGTTGCAGCGGGTCGGCCTGGCCGCCGCGGCCGGCAAGAAGGCGCGGGCCTACTCCCTCGGCATGAAGCAGCGGCTGGGGCTGGCGGCGGCCCTGCTGCAGCCGCGCGAGCTGCTGGTGCTCGACGAGCCGACCAACGGCCTGGACCCGCAGGGCATGCGGGAGATCCGCGCCCTGGTCCGCGAGCTGGCGGCGGACGGCACCACGGTCTTCCTCTCCTCCCACCTCCTCGACGAGATCGAGCAGGTCTGCACGCACGCCGCGGTGATGGCCCGCGGCCGGCTGATCACCCAGGGCACGGTCGCCGACCTCTCCGCCACGGTCCTCGACACACGGGCGAGCGGCCGGCTGACGGTCACCACCCCCGACCCGGCGGACGCCGCCCGGGTACTGAAGGAGCACGGCGTGACCGAGCTGCAGCTCACCGACGACCGCGTCACGGGCGACCTGCCCGGCGCAGCGGACGGCCAGGCGCCGCCCGACCTCGCCGACCTCAACGCCGCGCTGGTGCACGCCGGGGTCCGGGTCCGCGCCTTCGGCACCGAACGTGCCTCGCTGGAAGACGTCTTCGTGCAGCTGACCGGGGAGGGCTTCGATGTCGCAGGCTGA
- a CDS encoding ABC transporter permease, translating to MSQAETSQAESSPAETAQVEAAPRRPRPLWSLGLLRSEITTTFRRWRTLALLAVLAGVPVLVGVAVRIETGRGRSGGGGGGGGPAFISQVTNNGLFLVFTSLAVTLPFFLPMAIGVIAGDSIAGEAHGGTLRYLLVAPAGRTRLLLVKYATTLTFCLVGTLTVALSALATGALLFPLGDVTLLSGTSISLAEGLLRALAIAGAVALSLIGVAAIGLFLSTLTTSGIAAMATTVGLLITVQILDTLPQLAAVQPYLFPHYWLSFADLLRDPVYWDQLAKNFGLQALYAAVFGTAAWARFTTRDITA from the coding sequence ATGTCGCAGGCTGAGACCTCGCAGGCGGAGTCCTCGCCGGCGGAGACGGCGCAGGTCGAGGCGGCGCCGCGCAGGCCCCGGCCGCTGTGGTCGCTGGGCCTGCTGCGCAGCGAGATCACCACGACCTTCCGGCGCTGGCGCACCCTCGCGCTGCTGGCGGTGCTCGCGGGCGTACCGGTCCTGGTCGGCGTCGCCGTCCGGATCGAGACCGGACGCGGCCGTTCCGGGGGTGGCGGCGGTGGGGGCGGCCCGGCGTTCATCTCCCAGGTCACCAACAACGGCCTGTTCCTGGTCTTCACCTCGCTGGCGGTGACGCTGCCGTTCTTCCTCCCGATGGCGATCGGAGTGATCGCGGGCGACTCCATAGCCGGCGAGGCGCACGGCGGGACGCTGCGCTACCTCCTCGTCGCCCCGGCGGGCCGTACCCGCCTGCTGCTGGTCAAGTACGCCACGACCCTGACGTTCTGTCTGGTGGGCACGCTGACCGTGGCGCTCTCCGCGCTGGCGACCGGCGCGCTGCTCTTCCCGCTGGGCGACGTCACCCTGCTCTCCGGGACCTCCATATCCCTGGCCGAGGGGCTGCTGCGGGCGCTGGCCATCGCGGGTGCGGTGGCGCTGTCGCTCATCGGGGTGGCCGCCATCGGCCTGTTCCTCTCCACGCTCACCACCAGCGGCATCGCCGCCATGGCGACCACGGTCGGCCTGCTGATCACCGTGCAGATCCTGGACACCCTGCCGCAGCTGGCGGCCGTCCAGCCCTACCTCTTCCCGCACTACTGGCTGTCCTTCGCGGATCTGCTCCGCGACCCCGTCTACTGGGACCAGCTGGCGAAGAACTTCGGCCTGCAGGCGCTGTACGCGGCGGTGTTCGGCACGGCGGCCTGGGCGCGGTTCACCACCCGGGACATCACGGCTTGA
- the rarD gene encoding EamA family transporter RarD — protein sequence MQPRSEQRAGLAYGAAAYTMWGLLPLYWHLLDAASPSEILAHRMAWSLPVAVVILAVLRRWSWVGPLVRQPRKLALVLVCAVVISTNWFLYIWAVNAGHVLEASLGYFINPLVSIAFGVLVLRERLRPLQWTAVGIGALSVVVMTVAYGKVPWIALGLAFSFATYGLAKKGIKLGGIEGFSAETVVQFLPALGYLIFLGARGESSFTTGGVGQALLLSACGIATAVPLICFGASAVRLPLTVIGMMQYLAPTFQFLLGLTVFHEEMPPERWAGFALVWAALAVLTWDALRTARRARGELAEAAARAGEAAAAEALRTAAPPAAPEAPGVKP from the coding sequence TTGCAGCCTCGAAGCGAACAGCGCGCCGGACTCGCCTACGGTGCCGCCGCCTACACCATGTGGGGCCTGCTGCCGCTGTACTGGCACCTGCTGGACGCGGCCTCACCGTCCGAGATCCTGGCCCACCGCATGGCGTGGTCGCTGCCCGTCGCCGTCGTCATCCTGGCCGTGCTGCGCCGCTGGTCCTGGGTGGGCCCGCTGGTGCGGCAGCCCCGGAAGCTGGCGCTGGTCCTGGTCTGCGCCGTGGTCATCTCGACGAACTGGTTCCTGTACATCTGGGCGGTCAACGCCGGGCACGTACTGGAGGCGTCGCTCGGCTACTTCATCAACCCGCTGGTCAGCATCGCCTTCGGGGTGCTCGTGCTGCGGGAGCGGCTGCGTCCGCTGCAGTGGACGGCGGTGGGCATCGGCGCCCTCTCGGTGGTCGTGATGACCGTCGCCTACGGCAAGGTGCCCTGGATCGCACTCGGCCTGGCGTTCTCGTTCGCGACGTACGGGCTGGCCAAGAAGGGCATCAAGCTCGGCGGGATCGAGGGGTTCAGCGCCGAGACGGTCGTGCAGTTCCTGCCCGCACTGGGCTATTTGATCTTCCTGGGCGCGCGCGGCGAGTCCAGCTTCACCACCGGCGGGGTGGGGCAGGCGCTGCTGCTCTCGGCCTGCGGTATCGCGACCGCGGTGCCGCTGATCTGCTTCGGCGCCTCGGCGGTGCGGCTGCCGCTGACGGTGATCGGGATGATGCAGTACCTGGCGCCGACGTTCCAGTTCCTGCTGGGCCTCACGGTCTTCCACGAGGAGATGCCGCCGGAGCGCTGGGCCGGTTTCGCGCTGGTGTGGGCGGCGCTCGCCGTGCTGACCTGGGACGCGCTGCGCACCGCTCGGCGGGCGCGCGGCGAGCTGGCCGAGGCCGCGGCCCGCGCGGGCGAGGCGGCCGCCGCCGAGGCGCTCCGGACGGCCGCACCCCCCGCGGCGCCCGAGGCCCCCGGCGTCAAGCCGTGA
- a CDS encoding SDR family oxidoreductase, which translates to MSIVVTGATGALGRLTVEELLRRTAPDNIVALARDRAKAAGLAARGVRIEIADYGRPETLDGVFAAGDRVLLISGNEPGQRLTQHRAVIDAAREAGVGLLAYTSVLGGPAATFSIAEEHIATEQALLASGVPYCLLRNGWYHENYTGALATTLKIGAVVGSAGGGRVASAARRDYAEAAAVVLTGSGHDNAVYELSGDTAWTMAEYAAEVSRQTGRHIPYNDLPHDAYVALMVDAGVPALGARMVADADAGIARGELAATPGDLSRLLGRPTTPIAESIAEALKQLPV; encoded by the coding sequence ATGAGCATTGTTGTCACCGGCGCCACCGGGGCGCTCGGCCGGCTGACCGTCGAGGAACTCCTCAGGCGCACCGCGCCGGACAACATCGTCGCGCTGGCCCGCGACCGGGCCAAGGCCGCCGGCCTGGCCGCCCGCGGCGTCCGGATCGAGATCGCGGACTACGGGCGGCCGGAGACGCTCGACGGGGTCTTCGCGGCCGGCGACCGGGTCCTGCTCATCTCCGGCAACGAGCCCGGGCAACGGCTCACCCAGCACCGCGCGGTGATCGACGCCGCGCGCGAGGCGGGCGTCGGGCTGCTCGCCTACACCAGCGTGCTGGGCGGGCCGGCCGCCACCTTCTCCATCGCCGAGGAGCACATCGCCACCGAGCAGGCGCTGCTCGCGTCCGGGGTGCCGTACTGCCTGCTGCGCAACGGCTGGTACCACGAGAACTACACCGGGGCACTGGCCACCACCCTGAAGATCGGCGCGGTGGTCGGCAGCGCCGGCGGGGGCCGGGTCGCCAGCGCCGCGCGGCGGGACTACGCCGAGGCCGCCGCCGTCGTGCTCACCGGCAGCGGCCACGACAACGCGGTGTACGAGCTGAGCGGCGACACCGCCTGGACGATGGCCGAGTACGCGGCCGAGGTGTCCCGGCAGACCGGCCGGCACATCCCGTACAACGATCTGCCGCACGACGCGTACGTGGCGCTGATGGTCGACGCGGGCGTACCGGCGCTGGGCGCGCGGATGGTCGCCGACGCGGACGCCGGGATCGCGCGCGGCGAGCTGGCCGCGACGCCCGGCGACCTCTCCCGACTCCTGGGCCGCCCGACCACGCCGATCGCCGAGTCGATCGCGGAGGCCCTGAAACAGCTGCCCGTCTGA
- a CDS encoding 2-oxoacid:ferredoxin oxidoreductase subunit beta, with protein sequence MTETISERSSQIEALSLVPKADAKQSMKDFKSDQEVRWCPGCGDYAVLAAVQGFMPELGLAKENIVFVSGIGCSSRFPYYMNTYGMHSIHGRAPAIATGLASSRRDLSVWVVTGDGDALSIGGNHLIHALRRNVNLKILLFNNRIYGLTKGQYSPTSEVGKITKSTPMGSLDAPFNPVSLALGAEASFVARTVDSDRKHLTSVLRQAAAHPGTALVEIYQNCNIFNDGAFEALKDKEQAQEAVIRLEHGQPIRFGALAPDGFGSKGVVRDPATGDLKVIDVREEGTGGVLVHDAHNPSPTTAFALSRLADADTLHHTPIGVLRDVDRPVYDTLMSEQLDSAIEQKGKGDLAALLAGNDTWTVVG encoded by the coding sequence ATGACTGAGACGATCTCGGAGAGGTCCTCGCAGATCGAGGCGCTCTCCCTGGTGCCCAAGGCCGACGCCAAGCAGTCCATGAAGGACTTCAAGTCCGATCAGGAAGTGCGCTGGTGCCCCGGCTGCGGTGACTACGCCGTCCTCGCCGCCGTACAGGGCTTCATGCCCGAGCTCGGCCTGGCGAAGGAGAACATCGTCTTCGTCTCCGGCATCGGCTGCTCCTCCCGCTTCCCGTACTACATGAACACGTACGGGATGCACTCCATCCACGGGCGCGCCCCGGCCATCGCCACCGGCCTGGCCTCCTCCCGGCGCGACCTGTCCGTCTGGGTCGTCACCGGCGACGGCGACGCGCTGTCCATCGGCGGCAACCACCTCATCCACGCCCTGCGGCGCAACGTCAACCTCAAGATCCTGCTGTTCAACAACCGGATCTACGGTCTGACCAAGGGCCAGTACAGCCCCACCTCCGAGGTCGGCAAGATCACCAAGTCGACGCCGATGGGCTCGCTGGACGCGCCGTTCAACCCGGTCTCGCTGGCGCTCGGCGCGGAGGCGTCGTTCGTGGCCCGCACCGTCGACTCCGACCGCAAGCACCTCACGTCGGTGCTGCGCCAGGCCGCCGCCCACCCCGGTACGGCGCTGGTGGAGATCTACCAGAACTGCAACATCTTCAACGACGGCGCGTTCGAGGCGCTCAAGGACAAGGAGCAGGCCCAGGAGGCCGTCATCCGACTGGAGCACGGTCAGCCGATCCGCTTCGGCGCGCTGGCCCCCGACGGCTTCGGCTCCAAGGGCGTGGTCCGCGACCCGGCCACCGGCGACCTCAAGGTCATCGACGTGCGGGAGGAGGGCACCGGCGGGGTGCTGGTGCACGACGCGCACAACCCGTCGCCCACCACCGCCTTCGCGCTCTCCCGGCTCGCCGACGCCGACACCCTGCACCACACCCCGATCGGTGTGCTGCGCGATGTCGACCGGCCGGTCTACGACACCCTGATGTCCGAGCAGCTGGACTCGGCCATCGAGCAGAAGGGCAAGGGCGACCTGGCCGCGCTGCTGGCCGGGAACGACACCTGGACGGTCGTCGGCTGA
- a CDS encoding 2-oxoacid:acceptor oxidoreductase subunit alpha, with translation MTSQVSSPAEQTDAALVGEQRTSGNGGEGKEVRRLDRVIIRFAGDSGDGMQLTGDRFTSETASFGNDLSTLPNFPAEIRAPAGTLPGVSSFQLHFADHDILTPGDAPNVLVAMNPAALKANLADVPRGAEIIVNTDEFTKRPMAKVGYATSPLEDGSLAAYNVHPVPLTTLTVEALKDFGLSRKEAERSKNMFALGLLSWMYHRPTEGTEKFLRTKFAKKPDIAEANVAAFRAGWNFGETTEDFAVSYEVAPATQAFPTGTYRNISGNLALSYGLVAASQQADLPLYLGSYPITPASDILHELSKHKNFGVRTFQAEDEIAGIGAALGAAFGGALAVTTTSGPGVALKSETIGLAVSLELPLLIVDIQRGGPSTGLPTKTEQADLLQAMYGRNGEAPVPIVAPKTPADCFDAALDAARIALTYRTPVFLLSDGYLANGSEPWRIPDLVELPDLRVQFASGPNHQLADGTEVFWPYKRDEQTLARPWAVPGTPGLEHRIGGIEKQDGTGNISYDPANHDFMVRTRQAKVDGIEVPDIEVDDPATDGLGANTLVIGWGSTYGPITAAVRRVRGAGERIAQAHLRHLNPFPRNLGEVLARYDKVIVPEMNLGQLATLLRARYLVDARSHTQVSGMPFKAEQLAEVFKEAIND, from the coding sequence GTGACCAGCCAGGTCAGTAGCCCAGCCGAGCAGACCGACGCAGCGCTTGTCGGGGAACAGCGCACTTCCGGTAACGGCGGCGAAGGCAAAGAAGTCCGGCGCCTGGACCGGGTGATCATCCGGTTCGCCGGTGACTCCGGTGACGGCATGCAGCTCACCGGGGACCGGTTCACATCCGAGACGGCGTCGTTCGGCAACGACCTGTCGACGCTGCCGAACTTCCCGGCCGAGATCCGGGCCCCTGCCGGCACCCTGCCCGGCGTCTCCAGCTTCCAGCTGCACTTCGCCGACCACGACATCCTCACGCCCGGTGACGCCCCGAACGTGCTGGTCGCGATGAACCCGGCCGCGCTCAAGGCCAACCTCGCCGACGTACCGCGCGGCGCGGAGATCATCGTCAACACCGACGAGTTCACCAAGCGCCCGATGGCGAAGGTCGGCTATGCGACCAGCCCGCTGGAGGACGGCTCGCTGGCGGCCTACAACGTCCACCCGGTGCCGCTGACCACGCTGACGGTCGAGGCGCTCAAGGACTTCGGGCTCTCCCGCAAGGAGGCCGAGCGCAGCAAGAACATGTTCGCGCTGGGACTGCTGTCGTGGATGTACCACCGGCCCACCGAGGGCACCGAGAAGTTCCTGCGCACGAAGTTCGCCAAGAAGCCGGACATCGCGGAGGCGAACGTCGCCGCGTTCCGGGCGGGCTGGAACTTCGGTGAGACCACCGAGGACTTCGCCGTCTCCTACGAGGTCGCGCCGGCGACCCAGGCGTTCCCGACCGGCACCTACCGCAACATCTCCGGCAACCTCGCGCTGTCCTACGGCCTGGTCGCCGCCTCCCAGCAGGCGGATCTGCCGCTGTACCTGGGCTCGTACCCCATCACCCCGGCCTCCGACATCCTGCACGAGCTGTCCAAGCACAAGAACTTCGGTGTGCGGACGTTCCAGGCGGAGGACGAGATCGCCGGCATCGGCGCGGCGCTGGGTGCGGCGTTCGGCGGCGCGCTGGCGGTCACGACCACGTCCGGGCCGGGTGTGGCGCTCAAGTCGGAGACCATCGGCCTCGCGGTCAGCCTCGAACTCCCGCTGCTGATCGTCGACATCCAGCGCGGCGGCCCCTCGACGGGCCTGCCGACGAAGACCGAGCAGGCCGATCTGCTGCAGGCCATGTACGGGCGCAACGGCGAGGCACCGGTGCCGATCGTGGCTCCGAAGACCCCCGCCGACTGCTTCGACGCGGCGCTGGACGCGGCCCGTATCGCGCTGACGTACCGCACCCCCGTCTTCCTGCTCTCCGACGGCTACCTCGCCAACGGCTCCGAGCCCTGGCGGATCCCCGACCTGGTGGAACTCCCCGACCTGCGCGTCCAGTTCGCCTCCGGCCCCAACCACCAGCTGGCCGACGGCACCGAGGTCTTCTGGCCGTACAAGCGCGACGAGCAGACGCTGGCGCGCCCCTGGGCCGTGCCGGGCACCCCGGGCCTGGAACACCGCATCGGCGGCATCGAGAAGCAGGACGGCACCGGCAACATCTCCTACGACCCGGCCAACCACGACTTCATGGTGCGCACCCGCCAAGCGAAGGTCGACGGCATCGAGGTCCCCGACATCGAGGTCGACGACCCCGCCACCGACGGCCTGGGCGCCAACACCCTTGTCATCGGCTGGGGTTCGACGTACGGACCGATCACCGCCGCGGTACGGCGCGTACGGGGCGCAGGGGAGCGCATCGCGCAGGCCCATCTGCGCCACCTCAACCCCTTCCCGCGGAATCTCGGCGAGGTCCTGGCGCGTTACGACAAGGTGATCGTGCCGGAGATGAACCTCGGACAGCTCGCCACGCTGCTGCGCGCCAGGTACTTGGTGGACGCGCGCTCGCACACCCAGGTCAGCGGAATGCCGTTCAAGGCCGAGCAGCTCGCGGAGGTCTTTAAGGAGGCCATCAATGACTGA